A genomic region of Pseudomonas frederiksbergensis contains the following coding sequences:
- a CDS encoding YggT family protein: MIGLNTAAVYVLQTLGSLYLLIVLLRFVLQLVRANFYNPLCQFAVRATQPLLKPLRRIIPSLFGLDMSSLLLAILVQLALMALTLLLTYGTTGNPLQLLIWSIIGVTALFLKIFFFALIISVILSWVAPGSHNPGAELVNQICEPALAPFRKILPSMGGLDISPILAFMVLKLLDMLVINNLAAMTMMPEILRLLI; this comes from the coding sequence ATGATTGGATTGAACACTGCAGCGGTGTACGTGCTGCAAACCCTTGGCAGCCTGTACCTGCTGATCGTGTTGCTGCGCTTTGTGCTGCAACTGGTGCGCGCCAACTTCTACAACCCGCTCTGCCAATTCGCCGTGCGCGCCACTCAACCGCTGCTCAAGCCTCTGCGCCGGATCATTCCGAGCCTGTTCGGCCTGGACATGTCGTCACTGCTGCTGGCGATTCTCGTGCAACTGGCGTTGATGGCCCTGACCCTGCTGCTGACCTACGGCACCACCGGTAACCCGCTGCAACTGCTGATCTGGTCGATCATCGGCGTGACCGCGCTGTTCCTGAAGATCTTCTTCTTCGCCCTGATCATCAGCGTGATCCTCTCCTGGGTCGCCCCGGGCAGCCATAACCCGGGGGCCGAGCTGGTCAACCAGATCTGCGAGCCGGCCCTGGCGCCGTTCCGCAAGATCCTGCCAAGCATGGGCGGCCTGGATATCTCGCCGATCCTCGCGTTCATGGTGCTCAAGCTGCTGGACATGCTGGTGATCAACAACCTCGCCGCCATGACCATGATGCCGGAAATCCTGCGTCTGCTGATCTGA
- the ruvX gene encoding Holliday junction resolvase RuvX has translation MALRLILGFDYGTKQIGVAVGQVITGQARELCTLKAQNGIPDWNQVEALIKEWKPDAVVVGLPLNMDGTPSDMCLRAEKFARRLNGRYNLPFYTHDERLTTFEAKGERLVRGGQKGSYRDNPVDAIAAALLLQGWLDENTALFES, from the coding sequence ATGGCCCTGCGTCTGATTCTGGGTTTTGACTACGGCACCAAACAGATCGGCGTGGCGGTCGGCCAGGTGATTACCGGCCAGGCTCGCGAGCTCTGCACCTTGAAGGCGCAAAACGGCATTCCTGACTGGAATCAGGTCGAAGCCCTGATCAAGGAATGGAAACCCGACGCTGTAGTGGTCGGTTTGCCGCTGAACATGGACGGCACGCCCAGTGATATGTGCTTGCGGGCCGAGAAATTCGCCCGCCGCCTGAATGGCCGCTACAACCTGCCCTTCTATACCCACGATGAACGCCTGACCACCTTTGAAGCCAAAGGCGAACGCCTGGTTCGTGGCGGGCAGAAAGGCAGTTACCGCGACAACCCGGTCGACGCCATCGCCGCCGCGCTGCTGCTGCAAGGCTGGCTCGATGAAAACACTGCACTGTTCGAATCCTGA
- a CDS encoding C40 family peptidase — MRPFFKTWLTICLLMPLAAHATNREQRLPNVNGYTPKSHVSAVTSKNKHGVKGLTHLSKADSKLVPPMGAKQSSNVLSRAVNVLGTPYRWGGSSPSKGFDCSGLVKYAFNGVGAADLPRTSNAMAAGHGQKVERKDLKPGDLIFFNIKSRKVNHVAIYLGNDRFIHAPRRGKSVTIDTLKKPYWESHYVVAKRVQTKESKTLRIAQR; from the coding sequence ATGCGTCCATTTTTCAAGACATGGCTAACCATTTGCCTATTAATGCCACTGGCCGCCCACGCCACCAATCGTGAGCAACGTCTTCCGAACGTGAATGGTTACACCCCTAAATCTCATGTTTCTGCCGTTACCAGCAAAAACAAGCATGGTGTAAAAGGTCTGACTCACCTGAGCAAGGCCGACAGCAAACTGGTCCCGCCGATGGGGGCCAAACAAAGCAGCAATGTACTGAGCCGTGCGGTAAACGTGCTCGGCACTCCTTATCGTTGGGGCGGCAGTAGCCCAAGTAAAGGGTTCGATTGCAGCGGGCTGGTGAAATACGCTTTCAATGGCGTGGGTGCCGCTGATCTGCCACGCACCTCCAACGCCATGGCCGCCGGTCACGGACAGAAAGTCGAGCGCAAGGACTTGAAGCCGGGCGACCTGATTTTCTTCAATATCAAGAGTCGCAAGGTCAACCACGTCGCCATTTACCTGGGCAACGACCGCTTCATCCACGCACCGCGTCGTGGCAAGTCGGTGACCATCGACACCCTGAAGAAACCGTACTGGGAAAGCCACTACGTGGTTGCCAAGCGGGTTCAAACGAAAGAATCGAAAACCCTGCGTATCGCTCAGCGCTGA
- a CDS encoding aspartate carbamoyltransferase catalytic subunit: MTPLDTKRPLQLNDQGQLRHFLSLDGLRRELLTEILDTADSFLEVGARAVKKVPLLRGKTVCNVFFENSTRTRTTFELAAQRLSADVITLNVSTSSASKGETLLDTLRNLEAMAADMFVVRHGDSGAAHFIAEHVCPQVAIINGGDGRHAHPTQGMLDMLTIRRHKGSFENLSVAIVGDILHSRVARSNMLALKTLGCPDIRVIAPKTLLPIGIEQYGVKVYTDMTEGLKDVDVVIMLRLQRERMTGGLLPSEGEFYRLFGLTTARLAGAKPDAIVMHPGPINRGVEIESAVADGPHSVILNQVTYGIAIRMAVLSMAMSGQTAQRQFEQENAQ, translated from the coding sequence ATGACGCCTCTAGACACCAAGCGCCCGCTGCAGCTCAATGATCAGGGCCAGCTGCGCCACTTCCTCTCACTCGACGGTCTGCGCCGCGAGTTGTTAACGGAAATCCTCGACACCGCCGACTCGTTCCTTGAAGTCGGTGCCCGGGCGGTAAAGAAAGTCCCGCTGCTGCGCGGCAAGACCGTGTGCAACGTATTCTTCGAAAACTCCACCCGCACCCGCACCACCTTCGAACTGGCGGCCCAGCGACTGTCGGCGGACGTGATCACCCTGAACGTGTCCACGTCGTCTGCGAGCAAAGGCGAAACCCTGCTCGACACCCTGCGCAACCTTGAAGCCATGGCCGCCGACATGTTCGTCGTGCGTCACGGCGACTCTGGCGCTGCGCACTTCATCGCCGAACATGTGTGCCCGCAGGTGGCAATCATCAACGGTGGTGACGGCCGTCACGCCCACCCGACCCAGGGCATGCTCGACATGCTGACCATCCGTCGGCACAAAGGCAGCTTTGAAAACCTTTCCGTGGCCATCGTCGGCGACATCCTGCACTCGCGGGTTGCACGCTCGAACATGCTCGCGCTGAAAACCCTCGGTTGCCCGGACATCCGCGTGATCGCGCCGAAAACCCTGCTGCCGATCGGAATCGAGCAGTACGGCGTGAAGGTCTACACCGACATGACCGAAGGCCTGAAGGACGTCGACGTAGTGATCATGCTGCGCCTGCAGCGTGAACGCATGACTGGCGGCCTGCTGCCGAGCGAAGGCGAGTTCTATCGCTTGTTCGGCCTGACCACCGCACGCCTGGCCGGCGCCAAACCGGATGCCATCGTCATGCATCCGGGCCCAATCAACCGGGGCGTCGAGATTGAATCGGCGGTGGCCGACGGTCCGCACTCGGTGATTCTCAATCAGGTGACCTACGGGATCGCCATTCGTATGGCCGTGTTGTCCATGGCCATGAGCGGGCAGACTGCCCAGCGCCAATTCGAGCAGGAGAACGCCCAGTGA
- a CDS encoding NINE protein, with product MNTYRQDVSRQDTHSKVIGYLLWIFGFTGAHRFYYGKPVTGTIWFFTFGLLGIGWLIDAFLIPSMDREADLRFTAGPIEYNVAWILLTFLGVFGLHRMYQGKWLTGLLYLVTGGLFFLGVLYDFWTLNDQISVRNAQSR from the coding sequence ATGAACACCTATCGTCAGGATGTTTCACGCCAGGACACTCACAGCAAGGTGATCGGTTACCTGCTGTGGATTTTCGGTTTTACCGGGGCTCACCGCTTCTATTACGGCAAACCGGTCACCGGAACGATCTGGTTTTTCACCTTCGGGTTGTTGGGCATTGGCTGGTTGATCGACGCCTTCCTGATCCCGTCCATGGACCGTGAAGCGGACCTGCGTTTTACCGCCGGCCCTATCGAGTACAACGTTGCCTGGATCCTGCTGACCTTCCTGGGTGTGTTCGGTCTGCACCGCATGTACCAAGGCAAGTGGCTGACGGGCCTGCTGTACCTGGTGACCGGCGGGTTGTTCTTTCTGGGGGTGCTGTATGACTTCTGGACGTTGAATGACCAGATTTCCGTGCGCAACGCGCAGAGCCGTTAA
- a CDS encoding type IV pilus twitching motility protein PilT: MDITELLAFSAKQGASDLHLSAGLPPMIRVDGDVRRINLPALDDKQVRELIYAIMNDRQRVEFEQALETDFSFDAPGVARFRVNAFNQYRGPGAVFRTIPSKILSMEELGMGDVFRRITDVPRGLVLVTGPTGSGKSTTQAAMIDYLNNHRHHHILTIEDPIEFLHESRKCLINQREVHRDTRSFATALRSALREDPDVILVGEMRDLETIRLALTAAETGHLVFGTLHTNSAAKTIDRVVDVFPGDEKSIVRSMLSESLQAVISQSLIKKVGGGRVAAHEIMLGTSAIRNLIREDKIAQMYSSIQTGASLGMQTLDMCLKDLVSKGLISREHAREKARSPDNF, encoded by the coding sequence ATGGATATCACTGAGCTGCTGGCTTTCAGCGCCAAACAAGGGGCTTCCGACTTGCACCTGTCTGCGGGACTGCCGCCGATGATCCGGGTGGATGGCGATGTGCGGCGAATCAACCTGCCGGCACTGGATGACAAGCAGGTGCGCGAGCTGATCTACGCGATCATGAACGACAGGCAGCGGGTGGAGTTCGAGCAGGCGCTGGAGACCGACTTTTCCTTCGACGCGCCGGGTGTGGCGCGCTTTCGGGTCAATGCGTTCAATCAGTATCGCGGCCCGGGCGCGGTGTTCCGGACCATTCCCTCGAAAATCCTCAGCATGGAAGAGTTGGGCATGGGGGATGTGTTTCGCCGTATTACCGATGTCCCTCGTGGGCTGGTATTGGTCACCGGGCCCACCGGTTCCGGTAAGTCGACCACCCAGGCGGCGATGATCGACTACCTCAACAACCACCGGCATCACCATATCCTCACCATCGAAGACCCCATCGAATTCCTCCATGAATCACGCAAATGCCTGATCAATCAACGTGAAGTACACCGCGATACGCGCAGTTTCGCCACCGCACTGCGTTCGGCATTGCGCGAAGATCCGGACGTGATTCTGGTGGGGGAGATGCGCGATCTGGAGACCATCCGCCTGGCGCTGACGGCGGCCGAGACCGGACACCTGGTATTCGGCACCCTGCACACCAACTCGGCAGCGAAAACCATTGATCGAGTAGTGGACGTATTTCCGGGTGACGAGAAGTCGATTGTGCGTTCGATGCTCTCTGAGTCATTGCAGGCAGTGATATCCCAGAGCCTCATCAAGAAAGTCGGCGGTGGCCGGGTGGCGGCCCATGAAATCATGCTTGGCACCTCGGCGATCCGTAACCTGATTCGCGAAGACAAGATTGCACAGATGTATTCGTCGATTCAGACCGGGGCTTCGCTGGGGATGCAGACGCTGGATATGTGCTTGAAGGATCTGGTGAGCAAAGGCCTGATCAGTCGCGAGCATGCGCGGGAGAAGGCGCGTTCACCGGATAATTTCTGA
- a CDS encoding YggS family pyridoxal phosphate-dependent enzyme — protein MFTIADNIALVQIRIRAAELAAQRAEHSVQLLAVSKTKPSDAVREAYAAGVHDFGENYLQEALGKQLELADLPLIWHFIGPIQSNKTRAIAENFAWVHSVDRLKIAQRLSEQRPAELPPLNICIQVNVSGEASKSGCTPADLLALANAISALPRLKLRGLMAIPEPTEDRAAQDAAFATVQTLQASLNLPLDTLSMGMSHDLESAIAMGATWVRIGTALFGARAPGHQ, from the coding sequence ATGTTCACGATAGCAGACAACATAGCCTTGGTTCAGATACGCATCCGCGCAGCGGAGCTGGCCGCGCAACGTGCCGAACACAGCGTCCAACTGCTGGCGGTGAGCAAGACCAAGCCCAGCGATGCCGTGCGTGAAGCCTACGCCGCCGGCGTGCACGACTTTGGTGAGAACTATCTGCAGGAGGCCTTGGGCAAACAGCTCGAGTTGGCCGACCTGCCCTTGATCTGGCACTTCATCGGCCCCATTCAATCGAACAAGACGCGCGCTATCGCCGAGAACTTTGCCTGGGTGCATTCCGTGGATCGCTTGAAAATCGCACAACGCCTGTCCGAACAACGTCCAGCCGAACTGCCCCCCCTGAACATCTGTATTCAGGTCAATGTCAGCGGTGAAGCCAGCAAATCCGGCTGCACCCCGGCCGATCTACTCGCGCTGGCCAATGCCATCAGCGCGTTGCCGCGGTTGAAACTGCGCGGATTGATGGCAATCCCGGAACCGACTGAAGATCGCGCCGCTCAGGACGCAGCCTTTGCGACCGTGCAAACGCTACAAGCCAGCCTGAACCTGCCACTCGACACACTTTCCATGGGCATGAGCCATGACCTTGAGTCGGCCATCGCCATGGGCGCCACTTGGGTGCGCATCGGCACAGCCCTGTTCGGCGCCCGCGCCCCTGGTCATCAATAG
- the proC gene encoding pyrroline-5-carboxylate reductase has translation MSKTRIAFIGAGNMAASLIGGLRAKGLDAAQIRASDPGAEARARITAEHGIETFADNADAVQGADVVVLAVKPQAMKAVCEALRPSLAPNQLVVSIAAGITCASMNNWLGAQPIVRCMPNTPALVRQGVSGLYATAQVTAEQRQQAQELLSAVGIALWLNEEQQLDAVTAVSGSGPAYFFLLIEAMTAAGEKLGLPREIAAQLTLQTALGAAHMAVASDVDAAELRRRVTSPAGTTEAAIKTFQAGGFEALVEKALGAAAHRSAEMAEQLGQ, from the coding sequence ATGAGCAAGACACGTATTGCCTTTATCGGTGCCGGCAACATGGCCGCCAGCCTGATCGGCGGCCTGCGCGCCAAAGGTCTGGACGCTGCGCAGATCCGCGCCAGCGACCCGGGCGCTGAAGCCCGCGCACGGATAACCGCCGAACACGGCATCGAAACATTCGCCGACAACGCCGACGCCGTTCAAGGCGCAGACGTGGTCGTACTGGCGGTCAAACCCCAGGCGATGAAAGCCGTGTGTGAAGCACTGCGTCCAAGCCTTGCACCGAATCAACTGGTGGTGTCGATTGCGGCCGGGATCACCTGCGCCAGCATGAACAACTGGCTCGGCGCTCAGCCGATCGTGCGTTGCATGCCGAACACCCCGGCGCTAGTGCGTCAGGGTGTAAGCGGTTTGTACGCCACAGCCCAAGTGACTGCCGAACAGCGTCAGCAGGCCCAAGAGCTGCTGTCAGCGGTCGGCATTGCCCTGTGGCTGAACGAAGAGCAGCAACTGGACGCGGTCACCGCCGTGTCTGGCTCGGGCCCTGCGTACTTCTTCCTGCTGATCGAAGCCATGACCGCCGCTGGCGAGAAGCTTGGTCTGCCTCGGGAGATTGCAGCCCAGCTGACTCTGCAAACCGCGCTGGGCGCCGCACACATGGCGGTCGCCAGTGATGTCGACGCCGCCGAGTTACGCCGTCGCGTGACCTCGCCAGCAGGCACCACCGAAGCCGCCATCAAAACCTTCCAGGCCGGTGGCTTCGAAGCCCTGGTCGAAAAAGCATTGGGTGCCGCCGCACACCGCTCGGCCGAGATGGCCGAACAATTGGGTCAATAA
- the pyrR gene encoding bifunctional pyr operon transcriptional regulator/uracil phosphoribosyltransferase PyrR, with amino-acid sequence MSLPNPAELISQMATRLDAYLAKRGISEPRYIGIRTGGVWVAQALLEELGSNSPLGTLDVSFYRDDFSQSGLHPQVRPSALPFEIEGQHLVLIDDVLMSGRTIRAAMNELFDYGRPASVTLVCLLDLDAGELPIRPNVVGATLSLAAHERVKLTGPDPLQLELQDLAL; translated from the coding sequence ATGAGCCTGCCCAATCCCGCCGAACTGATCAGCCAGATGGCGACCCGCCTTGACGCCTATCTGGCCAAACGGGGCATCAGCGAACCGCGCTACATCGGCATTCGTACCGGTGGCGTGTGGGTCGCTCAGGCCTTGCTCGAAGAACTTGGCAGCAATTCGCCACTGGGCACACTGGATGTTTCCTTCTACCGCGACGACTTCAGCCAGAGCGGCCTGCACCCACAGGTGCGCCCCTCAGCGTTGCCGTTCGAAATCGAAGGCCAGCACCTGGTGCTTATCGACGACGTGCTGATGAGCGGTCGGACCATCCGCGCCGCCATGAACGAACTCTTCGATTACGGCCGCCCGGCCAGCGTCACCTTGGTGTGCCTGCTCGATCTGGATGCCGGCGAACTGCCAATCCGTCCGAACGTGGTCGGCGCCACCCTGTCGCTGGCGGCCCACGAACGGGTCAAGTTAACCGGTCCTGACCCGCTGCAACTCGAACTGCAAGACCTCGCCCTTTAA
- a CDS encoding dihydroorotase produces MKLSILGARVIDPSSGLDQVTDIHIEACKIVAIGAAPAGFIAVDTIEAKGLVVAPGLVDLNVALREPGYSRKGTIASETRAAAAGGVTSLCCPPRTKPVLDTSAVAELILDRAREAGNAKVFPIGALSKGLDGEQLAELIALRDAGCIAFGNGLESFRNTRTLCRALEYAATFDLTVIFHSQDHDLAEGGLAHEGPTASFLGLPGIPETAETVALARDLLLVEQTGVRAHFSQLTSARGVALIAQAQARGLPVTADVALYQLILTDEALIDFNSLYHVQPPLRTRADRDGLRAAVKSGVVQAISSHHQPHERDAKLAPFGATEPGISSVELLLPLALTLVEDGLLDLPTLLARLSAGPADALRLPVGKLAVGAPADLVVFDPAASTVAGEHWLSKGENCPFLGHSLPGVVRYTLVDGRISHQA; encoded by the coding sequence GTGAAGCTCAGCATTCTCGGCGCCCGCGTCATCGATCCAAGCAGCGGCCTGGATCAAGTCACCGATATCCACATCGAAGCCTGCAAGATCGTCGCCATTGGTGCCGCTCCAGCCGGTTTCATCGCCGTCGACACCATCGAGGCCAAAGGCCTGGTGGTCGCTCCCGGCCTCGTCGACCTGAACGTCGCCCTGCGCGAACCGGGTTACAGCCGCAAAGGCACGATTGCCAGCGAAACCCGCGCCGCTGCCGCTGGCGGCGTCACCAGCCTGTGCTGCCCGCCACGGACCAAGCCGGTGCTGGACACCTCGGCCGTGGCCGAGCTGATCCTCGACCGCGCCCGCGAGGCCGGTAATGCCAAGGTCTTCCCGATTGGCGCCCTGAGCAAAGGCCTGGACGGCGAACAGCTGGCCGAGCTGATCGCCCTGCGCGATGCCGGTTGCATTGCTTTCGGCAACGGTCTGGAGAGTTTCCGCAACACCCGTACCCTGTGCCGGGCGCTGGAATACGCGGCAACATTCGACCTGACAGTGATCTTCCATTCGCAGGATCATGACCTGGCCGAAGGTGGCCTGGCTCACGAAGGTCCGACCGCGAGCTTCCTCGGTTTGCCGGGGATTCCCGAAACGGCTGAAACCGTGGCCCTGGCCCGTGACCTGCTGCTGGTCGAGCAGACCGGCGTGCGCGCGCACTTCAGCCAGCTCACCAGCGCCCGTGGCGTGGCATTGATCGCTCAGGCTCAGGCCCGTGGCCTGCCGGTGACGGCCGATGTGGCGCTGTATCAACTGATCCTCACCGACGAGGCGCTGATCGACTTCAACAGCCTGTATCACGTCCAGCCGCCACTGCGTACCCGCGCTGACCGCGATGGCCTGCGTGCCGCCGTGAAGTCCGGGGTGGTTCAAGCCATCTCCAGTCATCATCAGCCTCACGAGCGCGACGCCAAGCTGGCACCGTTCGGCGCGACCGAGCCGGGCATCAGCAGCGTTGAACTGCTACTGCCGCTGGCCTTGACGCTGGTGGAAGACGGCTTGCTCGATCTGCCGACACTGCTGGCACGCCTGAGTGCCGGCCCGGCCGACGCCCTGCGCCTGCCAGTGGGCAAGCTGGCGGTGGGCGCTCCAGCGGATCTGGTGGTGTTCGATCCAGCCGCGTCCACCGTGGCCGGTGAACACTGGCTGTCGAAGGGCGAAAACTGCCCGTTCCTCGGCCATAGCCTGCCGGGCGTAGTGCGCTACACCCTGGTGGACGGACGGATCAGTCACCAGGCGTAA